In Artemia franciscana chromosome 8, ASM3288406v1, whole genome shotgun sequence, a genomic segment contains:
- the LOC136029855 gene encoding serine/threonine-protein phosphatase 6 regulatory ankyrin repeat subunit B-like, translated as MCDNYDVNYSLIRAVRQGELERTKELINSFGLSYSKGWSEGYVLLYDALFNRKKEIAKLLLNHGCKVNSKNMSSDTPLHLAVDSSDTEVVEMILDKGARINAVSPLGETPLHRAIENSNKKVEMTKLLLKHGSNVNVRTNKGTTPLHYAAEKGITEVVQLLLDNGANVDAKGEDSNTPLHIAISRGEETIVELLLRYGAKVDNLDKNGKTALRLAVENSSLRTIKDILKWSPDINNQSNRESLKASVHSNTREFKEVVEALLKYGFSVNAEDANKTELLQSAVEKGYVKIVEDLLKYGANVNTILGRCWNGKGLTPLHIAVINKQEEMANLLISNESDINARDENGKTPIFYAVKNSDLNLTKFLLANKASLNDSPEVFFKAVKTECIKIVEVLLRYDADVSATDISGRTALHFITIQNTCKNPDIKDAIAKLLLNRGADVDAQTITGETALHFAILNENLKIVETILEYNANVNLGTKNGDMPLCLSSLTGNVEICTMLLNKGANVNVKKNDEISALHIATQKNHGNIVKLLLKYGADVDAQTIKGETALHFAIRRQNVKVVETILEYNANVNLGTKNGDMPLWLSSLSGNVDICTMLLNKGANVNVKKNDEISALHIATQNNHGNIVKLLLKYGADVDAQTIKGETALHFAIQNENLKIVETILEYNANVNLGTKNGDMPLWLSSLSGNVEICTMLLNKGANVNVKKNDEISALHIATQNHYGDIVKLLLKYGADVDAQTIKGETALHIASLRQNVKVVETILEYNANVNLGTKNGDMPLWLSSLSGNVEISTMLLNKGANVNVKKNDEISALHITTQNNHGNIVKVLLKYGADVDAQTIKGETALHFAIQNENLKIVETILEYNANVNLGTKNGDMPLWLSSLSGNVEICTMLLNKGANVNVKKNGGISALHIATNNHHGNIVKLLLKYGARVNSQDNDGRTALHYACYNGHEEAVEELLVHGSDINITSKNGCTALDDNAAGIKSFYRDFFIDTSDSDASDCYDTDRGVFGGEITLNFIICLIVKMKTANLYVSEKNIQSMSTIRCGRIAQSIDLDDEREIQDQYLRELARMRKEKIVNSNISFYDILVKGASSLAAYMRNENVVEVSKTASYETQFPSYASILKSQFRKGMERNKLLEPANRCFSSLISGYTELPYECAEKILNYTSNEDLENLIDAFEPDCIS; from the coding sequence ATGTGTGATAACTATGATGTTAACTATAGTTTAATTCGGGCAGTTCGTCAAGGAGAACTGGAAAGAACAAAGGAGCTAATTAATTCGTTTGGGCTCTCTTACTCTAAAGGATGGTCAGAAGGATACGTATTGCTTTATGATGCTTTgttcaacagaaaaaaagaaattgctaaattgcttttaaatcACGGGTGTAaagtaaacagtaaaaataTGTCTTCTGACACGCCACTTCATTTGGCTGTTGATAGTAGTGATACAGAAGTTGTTGAAATGATTCTAGACAAAGGAGCTAGGATTAATGCAGTAAGCCCACTGGGAGAAACTCCTCTTCACCGTGCGATagaaaacagtaataaaaaagttgaaatgACAAAATTACTTCTAAAACATGGAAGTAATGTTAACGTAAGAACAAATAAGGGTACAACACCACTGCACTATGCTGCAGAAAAAGGCATTACAGAAGTTGTTCAGCTACTTTTGGACAATGGTGCTAATGTTGATGCTAAAGGAGAAGATAGCAACACCCCTCTTCATATTGCTATTTCAAGGGGAGAAGAAACCATTGTCGAACTACTTTTACGGTATGGAGCTAAAGTTGACAATTTGGATAAAAATGGCAAAACTGCACTACGTCTTGCTGTTGAAAACAGTAGTTTACGGACTATTAAGGATATTTTGAAGTGGAGTCCAGATATTAATAATCAAAGCAACAGAGAATCTCTTAAGGCTTCTGTACATAGCAATACTAGAGAGTTTAAAGAGGTTGTTGAAGCTCTTCTAAAATATGGTTTTAGTGTAAACGCCGAAGATGCAAATAAAACAGAGTTGTTGCAATCCGCTGTTGAAAAAGGATATGTCAAGATCGTTGAAGACTTATTAAAGTATGGTGCTAATGTTAATACGATACTTGGTCGTTGCTGGAACGGAAAAGGTTTAACACCATTACATATTGCagttataaataaacaagaagAAATGGCTAATTTATTGATAAGCAACGAATCAGATATAAATGCCCGAGATGAAAATGGGAAAACCCCGATATTTTATGCTGTGAAGAACAGCGATTTAAACCTTACTAAATTCCTTTTAGCTAACAAAGCTAGTTTAAACGACAGTCCTGAGGTTTTTTTCAAAGCTGTTAAAACGGAATGCATCAAAATTGTTGAAGTTCTTTTGAGATATGATGCTGATGTTAGTGCTACTGATATAAGTGGACGAACAGCATTACACTTTattacaatacaaaatacatgtAAAAATCCTGACATTAAGGACGCAATAGCGAAACTGCTTCTAAACAGAGGCGCTGATGTTGACGCTCAAACTATAACGGGTGAAACAGCTCTTCATTTTGCCATTCtaaacgaaaatttaaaaattgttgaaacaaTTTTGGAATATAATGCAAATGTTAACCTAGGAACAAAAAATGGAGACATGCCTCTGTGTCTCTCTTCTCTTACAGGAAATGTAGAAATTTGCACAATGCTTCTGAATAAAGGAGCTAATGTAAATGTGAAGAAAAACGATGAAATTTCTGCACTCCACATTGCAACTCAAAAGAATCATGGGAACATTGTAAAACTTTTGCTAAAATATGGTGCTGATGTTGACGCTCAAACTATAAAGGGCGAAACAGCTCTTCATTTTGCCATTCGAagacaaaatgtaaaagttgttgAAACGATTTTGGAATATAATGCAAATGTTAACCTAGGAACAAAAAATGGAGACATGCCTCTATGGCTCTCTTCTCTTTCAGGAAATGTAGATATTTGCACAATGCTTCTGAATAAAGGAGCTAATGTAAATGTGAAGAAAAACGATGAAATTTCCGCACTCCACATTGCAACTCAAAATAATCATGGGAACATTGTAAAACTTTTGCTAAAATATGGTGCTGATGTTGACGCTCAAACTATAAAGGGCGAAACAGCTCTTCATTTTGCCATtcaaaacgaaaatttaaaaattgttgaaacaaTTTTGGAATATAATGCAAATGTTAACCTAGGAACAAAAAATGGAGACATGCCTCTATGGCTCTCTTCTCTTTCAGGAAATGTAGAAATTTGCACAATGCTTCTTAATAAAGGAGCTAATGTAAATGTGAAGAAAAACGATGAAATTTCTGCACTCCACATTGCAACTCAAAATCATTATGGGGACATTGTAAAACTGTTGCTAAAATATGGTGCTGATGTTGACGCTCAAACTATAAAGGGCGAAACAGCTCTTCATATTGCTTCTCTTagacaaaatgtaaaagttgttgAAACGATTTTGGAATATAATGCAAATGTTAACCTAGGAACAAAAAATGGAGACATGCCTCTATGGCTCTCTTCTCTTTCAGGAAATGTAGAAATTTCCACAATGCTTCTGAATAAAGGAGCTAATGTAAATGTGAAGAAAAACGATGAAATTTCCGCACTCCACATTACAACTCAAAATAATCATGGGAACATTGTAAAAGTTTTGCTAAAATATGGTGCTGATGTTGACGCTCAAACTATAAAGGGCGAAACAGCTCTTCATTTTGCCATtcaaaacgaaaatttaaaaattgttgaaacaaTTTTGGAATATAATGCAAATGTTAACCTAGGAACAAAAAATGGAGACATGCCTCTATGGCTCTCTTCTCTTTCAGGAAATGTAGAAATTTGCACAATGCTTCTTAATAAAGGAGCTAATGTAAATGTGAAGAAAAACGGTGGAATTTCTGCACTCCACATTGCAACTAATAATCATCACGGGAACATTGTAAAACTGTTACTAAAATATGGTGCCAGAGTTAATTCTCAAGATAATGATGGCAGAACAGCCCTTCACTATGCTTGTTATAATGGGCATGAAGAAGCTGTTGAAGAGCTCCTGGTACATGGGTCCGACATAAACATTACGAGTAAAAATGGTTGTACAGCTCTTGATGACAATGCTGCTGGGATAAAGTCATTTTATAGAGACTTTTTTATAGACACCTCTGATTCTGATGCTTCTGATTGTTATGATACCGATCgtggggtatttgggggggaaataactcttaattttattatttgccTTATAGTTAAAATGAAAACGGCAAATTTATAtgtaagtgaaaaaaatatacaatcgATGAGTACAATAAGGTGTGGCAGAATTGCTCAATCCATTGATTTAGATGATGAAAGGGAAATTCAGGATCAATATTTGAGAGAACTAGCAAGGATGAGGAAAGAGAAAATTGTTAATTccaatatttcattttatgacattttggtAAAAGGAGCAAGCTCGTTAGCAGCATATATGAGGAATGAAAATGTAGTGGAAGTTTCAAAAACAGCAAGCTACGAAACGCAATTTCCATCATATGCTAGCATACTAAAGAGTCAGTTTAGAAAGGGTATGGAAAGAAATAAGTTACTTGAACCGGCCAATAGATGCTTCAGTTCTCTCATTAGCGGCTATACTGAGTTACCATATGAATGtgctgaaaaaatattgaactaTACAAGTAATGAAGACTTGGAAAATTTGATAGATGCTTTTGAGCCTGATTGTATCAGTTAA